The following proteins are co-located in the Eublepharis macularius isolate TG4126 chromosome 5, MPM_Emac_v1.0, whole genome shotgun sequence genome:
- the SMIM7 gene encoding small integral membrane protein 7 — protein sequence MLGDLLICGTLLVNAGAVLNFRLKKKESQGFGEEVKEPTTGDNIREFLLSLRYFRIFIALWNIFMMFCMIVLFGS from the exons ATGCTGGGGGACTTGCTGATTTGCGG GACGCTGTTGGTCAATGCAGGAGCAGTGTTGAACTTCAGGCT GAAGAAGAAGGAGAGCCAGGGATTTGGTGAAGAGGTGAAGGAACCAACCACAG GTGATAATATCAGAGAGTTTTTGCTGAGTCTGAGGTACTTCCGGATTTTCATAGCCTTGTGGAATATCTTCATGATGTTCTGTATGATTGT ATTATTTGGATCTTAA
- the TMEM38A gene encoding trimeric intracellular cation channel type A, translated as MELLGALDAAELSAAFARLPVFPVFDLGYFVVSILYLKYEKGAIELSRQSPLASWVVAMLYCFGSYILADLLLGEAPIDYFSNNASVLLATAVWYLTFYCPLNLFYKCVAFLPVKLVFVAMKEVVRVRKIAVGVHHAHHHYHQGWLVMVIIGFVKGSGVALMSNFEQLLRGVWKPETNELLHMSFPSKASLYGAMLFTLQQAHWLPVSKDSLIFFFTLFMITCKVFMTATHSHGSPFAPVEGAMCPILFGSVPCGHNSQHHDHHPGSSHEASSPPAPQLLTKSREELNEGTRKRKSKKAE; from the exons ATGGAGCTGCTAGGCGCCCTGGACGCGGCCGAGCTGTCTGCCGCCTTCGCCCGCCTGCCCGTCTTCCCCGTCTTCGACCTGGGCTACTTCGTCGTCTCCATCCTCTACCTCAAGTACGAGAAAG GGGCCATTGAGCTGTCTCGCCAGAGTCCGTTGGCCTCCTGGGTTGTCGCCATGCTCTACTGCTTTGGCAGCTACATCCTGGCTGACCTGCTGCTCGGAGAAGCCCCCATCGACTACTTCAGCAACAATGCCAGTGTGCTGCTGGCCACTGCAGTCTG gtACCTGACTTTCTACTGTCCCCTCAACCTCTTCTACAAGTGTGTGGCATTCCTACCTGTGAAATTGGTCTTTGTAGCTATGAAGGAGGTGGTAAGAGTCCGCAAGATTGCAGTCGGGGTCCACCATGCCCACCACCATTACCACCAGGGCTGGCTTGTTATGGTCATCATTGGGTTTGTCAAAG GTTCTGGAGTTGCCTTGATGTCCAATTTTGAGCAGTTATTGCGTGGAGTCTGGAAGCCAGAAACCAATGAGCTTCTCCACATGTCTTT CCCATCCAAAGCCAGCCTCTATGGAGCCATGCTCTTCACCCTGCAGCAGGCACACTGGCTGCCTGTCTCCAAAGACAGcctcatcttcttcttcacaCTCTTCATGATCACCTGCAAG GTGTTCATGACAGCAACTCACTCTCATGGCTCCCCCTTTGCGCCTGTGGAAGGAGCGATGTGCCCCATCCTCTTCGGCTCTGTGCCCTGCGGCCACAACAGCCAGCATCATGACCACCACCCCGGAAGCTCCCACGAAGCATCCTCTCCCCCTGCACCCCAGCTGCTCACTAAATCACGGGAAGAGCTGAACGAAGGCACCCGGAAGCGGAAGTCCAAGAAGGCTGAGTGA